A window of Streptomyces marispadix contains these coding sequences:
- a CDS encoding sugar ABC transporter ATP-binding protein has translation MTRAETSQTSEISETATLLVSRGVRKRYSGVQALRGVDFDVHAGEVHALVGENGAGKSTLIKIVSGAEAADAGTVDVGGRRLTPGDTNAALAAGIATVYQEPQLFGELTVAENIFLGRELRRGGRLIDWGAQRARVGALLERLGLDPVLADVRAADLPVAEQQLVSIAKAFAHDVRVLILDEPSAILTDQEVQTLFRVIDSVKAEGVGVIYISHRLDELVVVADRVTVLRDGEVVATRPARELTVRQTAELMTGHALEERRVSRDAPASDPVLEARGLGAAGSFHDVDLVLNRGEVVGLYGLVGSGVNEVARALYGIDPADTGTVTVGGRVRRLRGTRDAVRAGVAMLPANRKVQGVFASKSIGFNISIGHLRLLSRFGVAMDRRREKVVAADFLRRIAIKAPGVHSLVGTLSGGNQQKVVLARSLVERPDVLVLEEPTQGVDVGAKDEIHDIVLSLADQGSAVLVVSSDLAELQRLADRVLVMREGRPAGEFPRGASQADLLSAAAGGDDEEAPTSLDEARAAITEEVNQP, from the coding sequence ATGACCCGGGCCGAGACATCCCAGACATCCGAGATATCCGAGACGGCGACGCTTCTGGTCTCCCGTGGAGTGCGTAAGCGCTACAGCGGCGTACAGGCCCTGCGTGGCGTGGACTTCGACGTGCACGCGGGCGAGGTCCACGCCCTCGTCGGCGAGAACGGCGCCGGCAAGTCCACACTCATAAAGATCGTCTCCGGCGCCGAGGCGGCGGACGCGGGCACGGTCGACGTCGGCGGCCGACGGCTCACCCCGGGCGACACCAATGCCGCTCTCGCCGCCGGGATAGCGACGGTCTATCAAGAGCCGCAGCTCTTCGGCGAGTTGACGGTCGCGGAGAACATCTTCCTCGGCCGTGAACTGAGGCGCGGCGGTCGCCTCATCGACTGGGGCGCCCAGCGCGCACGTGTGGGCGCACTGCTGGAGCGGCTCGGCCTCGACCCGGTGCTCGCCGACGTGAGGGCCGCGGACCTGCCGGTGGCCGAGCAGCAACTGGTGTCCATCGCGAAGGCGTTCGCACACGACGTGAGGGTCCTGATCCTCGACGAGCCGTCCGCGATCCTCACCGACCAGGAGGTGCAGACCCTCTTCCGCGTCATCGACTCGGTGAAGGCGGAGGGCGTCGGCGTGATCTACATCAGCCATCGGCTGGACGAACTCGTCGTCGTGGCCGACCGGGTGACCGTGCTGCGTGACGGCGAGGTCGTGGCGACCCGCCCCGCGCGTGAGCTGACCGTACGGCAGACCGCGGAGCTGATGACCGGGCACGCCCTGGAGGAGCGGCGGGTCTCCCGCGACGCGCCCGCGTCCGATCCCGTGCTGGAGGCGAGAGGGCTGGGCGCCGCCGGGTCGTTCCACGATGTGGACCTGGTGCTGAACAGAGGCGAGGTGGTGGGTCTTTACGGCCTCGTCGGCTCCGGCGTCAACGAAGTGGCCCGTGCCCTCTATGGAATCGACCCGGCCGACACCGGCACCGTGACGGTCGGCGGCAGGGTGCGGAGGCTGCGCGGCACCCGGGACGCGGTACGCGCGGGCGTCGCGATGCTGCCCGCGAACCGCAAGGTCCAGGGGGTGTTCGCGTCCAAGTCCATCGGCTTCAACATCTCGATCGGCCATCTCAGGCTGCTCAGCAGGTTCGGGGTCGCGATGGACCGCCGCCGGGAGAAGGTGGTGGCGGCGGACTTCCTCCGGCGCATCGCGATCAAGGCCCCCGGTGTGCACTCCCTCGTGGGCACGCTCTCCGGCGGCAACCAGCAGAAGGTCGTACTGGCCCGTTCGCTGGTCGAGAGGCCCGACGTGCTCGTGCTGGAGGAGCCCACGCAGGGCGTCGACGTCGGAGCCAAGGACGAGATCCACGACATCGTCCTCTCCCTCGCCGACCAGGGCAGCGCGGTGCTCGTGGTCTCCTCCGACCTGGCCGAACTACAGCGCCTCGCCGACCGGGTGCTGGTGATGCGGGAGGGCCGCCCGGCGGGCGAGTTCCCCCGCGGCGCCTCACAGGCGGATCTGCTCTCCGCGGCTGCCGGAGGCGACGACGAGGAGGCTCCGACCTCGCTGGACGAGGCGAGGGCCGCGATCACCGAGGAGGTGAACCAGCCATGA
- a CDS encoding ABC transporter permease: MTPTTAGPGEPGDPATAADSGAPGDTGTPVDTGTPADTGAASWAATTGTAASRTATAPTVTANTPAPPVRSRPGPFDRLGRLAHSKRLGPLRLVEGQEAVLAALLVALWLVLGLSTDTFFAASNLQNILFTVAPVAIAGIGMTAVIVTAGIDVSVGGTLAVVGVVVARLVRDAGVGLIPAIAVAVVTGAALGLVNGLLVAYGRLHPIIVTFGTLNVFRFVALEIFDSKQISGVPGTLGLLGGGESGLSLGVPHAAVLALVLAAGAWTYMRYVPTGRHLYAVGGDAVAARLAGVRVERRQISVYVLVGLLVGLAACVRIGSGGLVGQDIGTGFELEVIAAVVIGGTSILGGRGSVVGTLLGALLVSTVTSAVTLLNWQNELTQLFIGVFIVAAVGADLLRERRRRSL; encoded by the coding sequence ATGACACCCACGACGGCAGGCCCGGGGGAGCCCGGGGACCCCGCGACCGCGGCAGACTCGGGCGCCCCCGGGGACACCGGTACGCCTGTGGACACCGGCACCCCCGCGGACACCGGAGCCGCATCCTGGGCCGCCACCACCGGCACCGCCGCCTCCCGCACCGCCACCGCCCCCACGGTCACGGCCAACACCCCCGCCCCGCCCGTCCGTTCGCGGCCCGGCCCCTTCGATCGCCTCGGCCGCCTCGCCCACTCGAAACGGCTGGGCCCCCTCCGGCTCGTGGAGGGCCAGGAAGCGGTGCTCGCCGCGCTGCTCGTGGCGCTGTGGCTGGTGCTCGGCCTGAGCACCGACACCTTCTTCGCCGCGTCCAACCTCCAGAACATCCTGTTCACCGTCGCTCCCGTCGCCATCGCGGGCATCGGCATGACGGCGGTCATCGTCACCGCGGGCATCGACGTCTCCGTGGGCGGGACGCTGGCCGTGGTCGGCGTCGTCGTGGCAAGGCTCGTACGCGACGCGGGAGTCGGGCTGATCCCGGCGATCGCCGTGGCCGTCGTGACCGGTGCCGCACTCGGGCTCGTCAACGGGCTGCTGGTCGCCTACGGGCGGCTGCATCCGATCATCGTCACCTTCGGCACGCTCAACGTCTTCCGCTTCGTGGCCCTGGAGATCTTCGACTCCAAGCAGATTTCCGGGGTGCCGGGCACTCTCGGCCTGCTCGGCGGCGGCGAGAGCGGACTCTCCCTCGGAGTTCCGCACGCCGCGGTCCTCGCCCTCGTACTGGCCGCCGGAGCGTGGACCTATATGCGCTACGTGCCTACGGGCAGGCACCTCTACGCCGTCGGCGGCGACGCGGTGGCCGCACGCCTCGCGGGAGTCCGGGTGGAGCGCCGCCAGATCAGCGTCTACGTACTCGTCGGCCTGCTCGTCGGACTCGCCGCGTGTGTACGGATCGGATCGGGCGGCCTCGTCGGCCAGGACATCGGCACCGGCTTCGAGCTGGAGGTCATCGCAGCGGTCGTGATCGGCGGCACGAGCATCCTCGGCGGCCGGGGCAGCGTCGTGGGGACCCTGCTGGGCGCGCTGCTCGTGAGCACCGTCACCAGCGCCGTCACATTGCTGAACTGGCAGAACGAACTCACCCAGCTCTTCATCGGGGTGTTCATCGTCGCGGCGGTCGGCGCCGACCTCCTCCGCGAGCGAAGGAGGCGATCGCTGTGA
- a CDS encoding ABC transporter permease, translating into MTTSTHGTPAEETGTGTGTGPEQGPGQGDLKDAPGRTSPGGRLRRALTLLLTERVVLLAALLVVLLVWMKVLDTGGYLLAPYDLPYLASALETMVPLCILGLAELLVMVSGRGGIDLSVGAMVSLTGMAFGYTVSEWGWSPLLAVPATLAAGALLGAVNGFLVARLGFPALIATLATYYAYSSISLVASGNRPVSTAPVRDLHSMTSRVSLPGLPDVPMQVFTFLLPCAVLVWLLVDRTTFGRKLYGVGTNDVAARFADVPVASVRLRAFTLSGLLSAVVAVVTVGQFASARPDAGTVGNGMALPAITIAVLGGVAITGGIGRVGGVVVAALLVAWLNAGILLAFEGSEGSRVQLLALGVLLVCSALLNSVTARRLGGLR; encoded by the coding sequence GTGACCACCTCGACCCACGGCACCCCCGCCGAGGAGACAGGCACGGGAACGGGCACGGGCCCTGAACAGGGGCCGGGCCAGGGGGACTTGAAGGACGCCCCGGGGCGCACGTCCCCCGGCGGGCGTCTGCGCCGCGCGCTCACCCTCCTCCTCACCGAGCGCGTGGTCCTCCTCGCCGCGCTGCTGGTCGTACTGCTGGTGTGGATGAAGGTCCTCGATACGGGCGGCTATCTGCTGGCGCCCTACGATCTGCCGTATCTCGCCTCCGCGTTGGAGACGATGGTGCCGCTGTGCATCCTCGGCCTGGCGGAACTGCTGGTGATGGTCTCGGGCCGCGGAGGCATCGACCTGTCCGTGGGGGCGATGGTCAGCCTCACCGGCATGGCCTTCGGCTACACGGTGAGCGAGTGGGGCTGGTCGCCGCTGCTCGCGGTGCCCGCGACGCTCGCGGCCGGTGCGCTGCTCGGCGCGGTCAACGGGTTCCTCGTGGCACGGCTCGGGTTCCCCGCGCTGATCGCCACGCTCGCCACGTACTACGCCTATAGTTCGATCTCCCTGGTGGCCAGCGGCAACCGGCCCGTCTCCACGGCGCCGGTGCGCGACCTGCACTCGATGACCAGCCGGGTCTCGCTGCCCGGTCTGCCGGATGTGCCGATGCAGGTCTTCACCTTCCTGCTGCCGTGCGCTGTGCTGGTGTGGCTGCTGGTCGACCGGACGACCTTCGGCCGCAAGCTGTACGGGGTCGGCACCAACGACGTGGCGGCGCGCTTCGCCGATGTGCCGGTCGCCTCCGTACGGCTGCGTGCGTTCACGCTCTCCGGGCTGCTGTCGGCGGTGGTGGCCGTGGTGACGGTGGGCCAGTTCGCGTCGGCTCGCCCGGACGCCGGCACCGTGGGCAACGGGATGGCGCTGCCCGCCATCACCATCGCCGTGCTCGGCGGAGTCGCCATCACGGGCGGCATCGGGCGCGTGGGCGGCGTCGTGGTGGCGGCGCTGCTGGTCGCATGGCTCAACGCGGGAATCCTGCTGGCCTTCGAGGGCTCGGAGGGCAGCCGTGTCCAACTGCTCGCGCTCGGCGTGCTGTTGGTGTGCTCGGCGCTGCTGAACTCGGTCACCGCCCGCCGCCTGGGGGGCTTGCGATGA
- a CDS encoding class II aldolase/adducin family protein has translation MSALWKPEAVPGELVALTRRLGDPAADLVVLAEGNTSTRLADGTFAVKTSGARMDTAGADDFVVVDPGELTGVLRPFGQGRDAGGADRNGVSGGVPGGQDELTGALAVHGPYEGPPRRASVETLVHLAALEYADAAWVAHTHPTAVVGLLACAAAEELWSAPLFPDEAVVLGRPAWVPYAAPGLELGRAVAESLTRYREAEGVPPRLVLLGNHGIVALGQTPAEVEAVTAMCVKAARIRSIALAAGGLSPLDAGHAAALAGRGDEKERWTRLGSGR, from the coding sequence ATGAGCGCCCTGTGGAAGCCGGAGGCCGTTCCGGGGGAGCTGGTCGCACTCACGCGGCGGCTCGGCGATCCGGCGGCCGATCTCGTCGTGCTCGCGGAGGGCAACACCTCGACGCGGCTGGCCGACGGCACGTTCGCCGTCAAGACCAGCGGCGCCCGCATGGACACGGCGGGCGCGGACGACTTCGTCGTGGTCGATCCGGGCGAACTGACCGGTGTGCTGCGGCCGTTCGGCCAGGGCCGGGACGCAGGCGGTGCGGACCGCAACGGCGTGAGCGGCGGAGTCCCGGGCGGGCAGGACGAGTTGACCGGCGCTCTGGCCGTCCACGGCCCCTACGAAGGCCCGCCTCGGCGAGCATCGGTCGAGACGCTGGTGCACCTCGCGGCCCTGGAGTACGCGGACGCGGCATGGGTGGCGCACACCCACCCCACCGCCGTCGTGGGCCTACTCGCCTGTGCCGCCGCCGAGGAGCTGTGGAGTGCGCCGCTCTTCCCCGACGAGGCGGTCGTCCTGGGCCGCCCCGCATGGGTGCCGTACGCGGCGCCCGGCCTCGAACTCGGCCGCGCCGTGGCCGAGTCGCTGACGCGCTACCGGGAGGCCGAGGGGGTCCCGCCCCGGCTTGTGCTGCTGGGCAACCACGGCATCGTCGCCCTCGGGCAGACCCCCGCCGAGGTGGAGGCGGTCACCGCGATGTGCGTCAAGGCGGCACGGATACGCTCGATCGCTCTCGCAGCCGGCGGCCTGTCCCCGCTGGACGCCGGCCATGCCGCCGCGCTGGCGGGCCGCGGCGACGAGAAGGAGCGGTGGACGCGGCTCGGGAGCGGACGATGA
- a CDS encoding HAD family hydrolase, with amino-acid sequence MSAFRHVEAVFFDIGGPLYDDGNFVDAVLTTLDELRAERSLPPADRDRFAEIYDETRNRQQGSLRSALAAEFLGDAGQRGLLHTRTGTHWTHPEGTLHSDVLPCLRELHGRVRIGVVANQEAAVVDALRRDGAEPYVDVWAVSGIVGVEKPDPELFAWALQEAGTTARHAVHVGNRLDTDVRPARALGLGTVWVLRGEAPPSPTAAQLAEPDTAVRDLTLLPDLLFRLPAPETVETSEAPETAETPEASEASEAVGDEGGPP; translated from the coding sequence ATGAGCGCCTTCCGCCACGTCGAGGCGGTGTTCTTCGACATCGGCGGTCCTCTCTACGACGACGGCAACTTCGTGGACGCCGTACTCACAACGCTCGACGAGCTACGGGCCGAACGATCCCTGCCGCCCGCCGACCGCGACCGCTTCGCGGAGATCTACGACGAGACGCGCAACCGCCAGCAGGGGTCGCTGCGTTCGGCCCTCGCCGCGGAGTTCCTGGGCGACGCCGGGCAGCGCGGGCTGCTTCACACGCGTACCGGCACGCACTGGACGCACCCCGAGGGCACGCTGCACTCCGATGTGCTGCCCTGTCTGCGGGAGTTGCACGGGCGTGTACGCATCGGGGTGGTCGCCAACCAGGAGGCCGCGGTGGTCGACGCGCTGCGCCGCGACGGAGCGGAACCATACGTCGACGTCTGGGCGGTGTCCGGGATCGTCGGCGTGGAGAAGCCGGACCCCGAACTGTTCGCCTGGGCGCTCCAGGAGGCGGGCACCACCGCCCGGCACGCGGTGCACGTAGGCAACAGGCTCGACACCGACGTACGTCCCGCGCGGGCGCTCGGCCTGGGCACCGTCTGGGTGCTGCGCGGAGAGGCCCCGCCGTCGCCGACCGCGGCACAGCTCGCCGAACCCGACACCGCCGTAAGGGACTTGACGCTGCTGCCGGACCTCCTCTTCCGGCTGCCCGCGCCAGAGACGGTGGAGACGTCAGAGGCGCCAGAGACGGCGGAGACGCCAGAGGCGTCAGAGGCGTCAGAGGCCGTCGGCGACGAGGGCGGTCCGCCGTGA
- a CDS encoding FGGY-family carbohydrate kinase, giving the protein MTVVVGVDVATAEIRATAVDPRGFVAATAARPLPPPARPRPGWSQQRACYVDEAFTALRMLAAQLGGRPVAGLAVTSTSGTIVPCDTRGAPTGEALLYDDRRTAPGAWNGELPSALGRIAWLEKHRPAPRYLHVADVVVAALAGEVQPADTSHALKSGADPETLRWPDRLLSRLGVSARAMPRLERPGVAVAEISATAAAHTALPAGTPIVLGMTDGCTGQIAAGAVTPGDAVSVLGTTLVVKAVMSTRPRAQGTAVYSHRAPDGCWWPGGASNVGAGVLASARPGPGPAAHDLAALDQAADANGPARVCCYPLTRRGERFPFDRSDAEGFWTGRPRDRVEEHRALLEGVAFTERLALTVLARAGDFGAGPLRAVGGASRSDVWLRIRATVTGRPVWVPEHPSSSFGAAVLAAAATVHGSLADAVAAMVRPGRTADPDDRQREALESSYGRFLAALRERGYLDGELAGAPQSG; this is encoded by the coding sequence GTGACGGTGGTCGTCGGCGTGGACGTGGCGACCGCCGAGATACGGGCCACCGCCGTCGACCCCCGCGGTTTCGTGGCGGCCACGGCGGCGAGGCCGCTGCCGCCCCCGGCGAGGCCGCGCCCCGGATGGTCGCAACAGCGGGCGTGTTACGTGGACGAGGCGTTCACGGCGCTGCGGATGCTGGCCGCGCAGCTCGGCGGCCGTCCCGTCGCCGGACTCGCGGTCACCTCCACGTCGGGCACGATCGTGCCCTGCGACACCCGCGGTGCCCCCACGGGCGAGGCGCTGCTCTACGACGACCGGCGCACCGCCCCCGGGGCCTGGAACGGCGAACTGCCGTCCGCCCTGGGCAGGATCGCGTGGCTGGAGAAGCACCGCCCCGCACCGCGCTATCTCCACGTCGCCGACGTCGTGGTCGCCGCGCTCGCCGGAGAGGTCCAACCCGCCGACACCAGCCACGCGTTGAAGTCCGGCGCCGACCCCGAGACCTTGCGCTGGCCCGATCGGCTGCTGTCACGACTCGGCGTGAGCGCCCGTGCGATGCCCCGGCTCGAGCGTCCCGGAGTGGCCGTCGCGGAGATCTCCGCCACAGCGGCGGCCCATACGGCACTCCCCGCCGGAACCCCGATCGTGCTGGGCATGACCGACGGCTGCACCGGGCAGATCGCCGCGGGCGCCGTCACCCCGGGGGACGCGGTGAGCGTGCTGGGCACCACCCTCGTGGTCAAGGCCGTCATGTCCACTCGCCCCCGTGCACAGGGGACCGCCGTCTACAGCCACCGCGCCCCCGACGGCTGCTGGTGGCCGGGCGGTGCGAGCAACGTGGGAGCGGGCGTTCTCGCCTCCGCACGTCCCGGCCCTGGTCCGGCGGCACACGACCTGGCCGCCCTCGACCAGGCGGCGGACGCCAACGGCCCGGCCCGGGTGTGCTGTTACCCGCTCACCCGGCGAGGGGAGAGGTTTCCCTTCGACAGGTCCGACGCGGAGGGCTTCTGGACGGGACGGCCGAGGGACCGCGTCGAGGAGCACCGTGCGCTGCTGGAAGGGGTGGCTTTCACCGAGCGCCTCGCCCTCACGGTGCTCGCCCGTGCCGGGGACTTCGGCGCCGGGCCGCTGCGCGCGGTCGGCGGTGCCAGCCGCAGCGACGTCTGGCTGCGCATCCGCGCCACCGTCACGGGACGTCCCGTGTGGGTGCCCGAGCATCCTTCGAGCAGCTTCGGCGCCGCGGTGCTGGCAGCGGCGGCGACCGTCCACGGCTCGCTCGCGGACGCGGTCGCCGCGATGGTCCGCCCCGGCCGCACCGCCGACCCGGACGACCGGCAGCGCGAAGCGCTGGAGTCCTCCTACGGCCGCTTCCTGGCGGCGTTGCGTGAACGCGGCTATCTGGACGGCGAGTTGGCGGGGGCGCCCCAGTCCGGGTGA